The stretch of DNA AAGCTGATGATGGCACTCGGCCTGCTGGCCACGCTGGCCATGCGCAGCCGCGCGCAAGGCGGCGATGCCGCCGGCGACGCGCCCGCGGCCGATGATGGCCGGGGCGGGCTGGGCAGCCTCGGCGGGCTGCTGGGCGGCATGCTCGGCGGCGGCGCCGGCACCGCGCCGGGCGGCGCCACCGGCGGACTCGACCTGGGCTCGCTGCTCGGCGGCCTGCTGGGCGGCCAGGGCGGCGCGCCGGCCAACAGCCAGGCGCTGGGCGCGGCCGCCGGCGGCATCGGCGCGCTGCAGCAGATTCTGGCGCAGGCGGGGCTGGGCGAACAGGTCAACTCCTGGATCGGCAGCGGCGCCAACCAGCCGGTCACGCCGTCGGCGCTGAGTGATGCGCTGAACGACACCGGCGCGCTGCAGTCGCTGGCGCAGAGCACCGGCATGTCGCAGGACGACGTAGCGGCGCAGTTGAGCGAAGGCCTGCCGGAACTGATCGACCGGCTCACGCCGCATGGCCATGTGCCGGCGCAGGAATAAGAAGCAGAAGCGCCGCGCCTGAGCCCGACAAGCAAAAAGCCCGCATCAGCGGGCTTTTTGCCTGTTATGCCGTCGAACCGCAGCCGGCGCGGTCAGGCGAACGAATAGAACACGCGGAACTGCACCTTGCGCTCGCCCCAGAATTCGGCGGCGTCGCGGAACACGTCGAGCAGCACCTCGCGCGCTTCCTTGTCGAACTTCTGCGCGATCGGCAGCCCCTCCAGCACGATCACGAAACCCGGCTGCGGGCCGGCCTTGTAGATCATGTCGGTCAGGCAGTCGGCCAGCGCGTCGAAGTTCTTGCCGAAGTGCTTGGGGAAGGTGAACGAGGTGGCGATGGTTTCCAGGATCTCCGCCTTGCTCGCGCAATGCGCGCAATTGGCATAGAGGAAATGCTGGCCGAGATCGGCCGCGGCCTGGGCCAGTTCCGGCACGCGGAAGGCGCGGATCGACTGGACGATGTTCGGACGCACCGTCTTGAACAGGTTCATGGCCCCCTCGCTGGTGCCGTCGTTCCAACCGGGACCGGCGGGCATGGCCACGGGCGCGGTCGCGGGCGGGAGTTTTTGCATGAGCTCCTGGCTCGGCATCATCAGCACGTTGTCGTATAGGTTCTGGGCCTGCTGCTGAGCCCGCTGCCAGCCATCTCCGGCGCCGCGCTCTTCGCGGGCGGCAAGGGCGTCGCCCAGTCCGAAAATGTCAGTCATCATTTGAGTATCCGTTTGAAGCTGTTGTAGTGGTCTTCCGTGTAGTAACAATCGTTGGCGGCGCGCTGTTCCCCGCCGCAGACGATCCGCTTGGCTCCCCGGTTCCGGCTCCTGGCGCTCTTGACCGTGTATTCGCGGTAATAACCGCGTTCTCTTTGCGGCAGGATGCGTTCGTAGTTGCCGAATCTCGAGCCGTCCTTGTCATACGGGAACGGGCCGCCGGCTTCGATGCGCTCCAGGGTCTGCCGCGCTTCGTTGGGCAACTGCTGCACTGCAATGGTTCCCAGCCCTTCGGTCTGCGCCTGGCGTGCCAGCGTCGGCTGCGCCAGGGCCAGCACCAGCGCCGCGCCGGTCAGGGACCGGGCCAGCATGCGCGTTGCCTGCCGCATCGGAGAAACTTGGAAACCCACGTTGCTTGTCTTGGTTGAACCGGAAATCGAGCCTGCCGCTGGTTGGGTAGACGATCTGTCCGGGCCACCCTGGCCTGCCCCTCTGCGCTGCGTGAAGCGTCGCGCGAGGAATGCCGGCCGCACCGGGGCGCTCATGGCGAGCGCCTGTATCAAAGGCGTAAGGTTACGCGCATGCACGCAATTAATCAATCCCGCCCCTGTTGCAGCGCAATTTCTTCAATTGTTTCAATATGTTAAGCGTATGTGTGCGCATACTAACCACAAGCACGAGGCGATAAAAAAAGCCGGGCGAACCCGGCTTTTCGTCACCTTGGCCCGCTCCGGGCCAGGGCAATCGGCTTAGCGCTTGGCGGCGGCGTCGACCACCACCAGCGACGTCATGTTGACGATGCGGCGCACCGTCGCCGACGGGGTCAGGATGTGCACCGGCGCCTTCACGCCCAGCAGGATCGGCCCGATCGCGACGTTGTTGCCCGCGGCAACCTTGAGCAGGTTGTACGAGATGTTGGCGGCGTCGATGTTCGGGCACACCAGCAGGTTGGCCTCGCCCTTGAGCGTGCCGTCCGGCACCAGCTGGTCGCGCAGCTTCTGGTCGAGCGCGCAATCGCCGTGCATCTCGCCGTCGATCTCCAGTTCGGGGGCCTGTTCACGCAGGATGGCGAGGGTTTCGCGCATCTTGCGCGCCGACGGCGCCTCGGACGAGCCGAAGTTCGAATGCGACAGCAGGCCGACCTTGGGTTCGATGCCGAAGCGCTTCAGCTCTTCGGCAGCCATCAGCGTGATCGCGGCCAGTTCCTCGGCGCTCGGGTCGACGTTGACGTGGGTGTCCACCAGGAAGATCTGACGGCCCGGCAGCACCAGCCCGTTCATGGCCGCATAGACCTTGTTGGTGCCGCCCAGCACCTGGTCGATATAGCGCAGGTGCGCCGCGGTATTGCTGACGGTGCCGCAGATCATGCCGTCGGCCTCGCCCTTGTGCACCAGCATCGCGCCGATCAGCGTGGTGCGGCGGCGCATTTCCAGCTTGGCGTACTGCGGCGTGATGCCCTGGCGAGCCATCATGCGGTAGTAGGCGTCGGAATAATCGCGGAAGCGCTCATCGTGTTCCGGGTTGACCACGGTGAAGTCCACGCCGGCGCGCAGGCGCAGGCCGAAGCGCTCGATGCGGTGCTGCAGCACGGCGGGGCGGCCGATCAGGATCGGGTTGGCCAGCTTTTCGTCGACGATCACCTGCACGGCGCGCAGCACGCGCTCTTCCTCGCCCTCGGCGAAGACGATGCGCTTCTTGTCCATCTCGACCTTGCGCGCGGCGGCGTAGATCGGCTTCATCACCGTACCGGAGTGGTACACGAACTGCTGCAGCTGCAGGCGGTACGCGTCCATGTCCTCGATCGGGCGCGCGGCCACGCCCGACTTCATCGCGGCTTCGGCCACGGCCGGCGCCACCTTGACGATCAGGCGCGGGTCGAACGGCTTGGGGATCAGGTATTCGGGGCCGAACGAGAGATCCTGGATGCCGTAGGCGGTGGCGACGATGTCGCTCTGCTCCTGGCGCGCCAGTTCGGCCAGCGCATTGGCCGCGGCGATCTCCATCTCGCGCGTGATGGTGGTGGCGCCGCAATCCAGCGCCCCGCGGAAGATGAACGGGAAGCACAGGACGTTGTTGACCTGGTTCGGGTAGTCGGTACGACCCGTGGCCATCACCGCGTCCGGGCGCACTTCCTTGACCAGCTCGGGTGCGATTTCCGGATTCGGGTTGGCCAGCGCCAGCACCAGCGGCTTGTCGGCCATGCGCTGGACCATGTCCTGCTTGAGCACGCCCGCTGCCGACAGGCCCAGGAAGATGTCGGCGCCGTCGATCACTTCGCCCAGCTTGCGCTTGTCGGTTTTTTGCGAGAAGCGCGCCTTTTCGGGGTCCATCAGTTCGGTACGGCCCTCGTAGACCACGCCGGCCAGGTCGGTCACCCAGATGTTCTCGATCGGCAGGCCGATGTCGACCAGCAGGTCCAGGCAGGCCAGCGCCGCAGCGCCGGCGCCCGAGGCCACCAGCTTGACCTTGGCGATATCCTTGCCGACCACCTTCAGGCCGTTGATGATGGCCGCGGCCACCACGATGGCGGTGCCGTGCTGGTCGTCGTGGAAGACGGGAATCTTCATCTTCTCGCGCAGCTTGCGCTCGACGTAGAAGCACTCCGGTGCCTTGATGTCTTCCAGGTTGATGCCGCCGAAGGTGGGCTCGAGCGCGGCGATGATCTGGACCAGCTTTTCCGGGTCCTTCTCGTCGATTTCGATATCGAACACGTCGATACCGGCAAACTTCTTGAACAGCCCGCCCTTGCCTTCCATCACCGGCTTGGACGCCGCGGCGCCAATGTCGCCAAGGCCCAGCACGGCGGTGCCGTTGGTGATCACCGCGACCAGGTTGCCGCGCGCGGTGTAACGGAACGAATTGGCGGGATCGGAAACGATTTCTTCACAGGCTGCGGCCACGCCGGGCGAATACGCCAGAGCCAGGTCGCGCTGGTTCGACAGCGGCTTGGTCGGCGTGACCGAGATCTTGCCGGGCGTGGGAAACTCGTGATACTCGAGCGCCGCTTTGCGCAGCGCCTCGCGCTGCTGCTGTTTCAGATCGTCTTGGGACGGGGACTGTGGGCTGGTCATCGGCGCATCTTCCAATCGGTGGAGCCGTCATTGACAAGGCGGGGACGATCGGCGGACCGGCTCCACGCGTCCGCCCTTCTCTTCCTTTGGAACCCAGCATTTTATATAGTGAAAAACTATTTCACAATAAGCGTTTTGCTTGGGGCACCTTTGCGATTCGGTACAATATGCCCCATCCTCCCGGGCAACACCAGCAAGCGTAGCGCCCAGCCGGCAAGGTGGCGCAGCGCATGGCGGTCATGGCTGTGATGCGCGGCAGTATCTTGCTGAAACGCGCGACGCGCCCCATGCTGCTGCCGCGCGCCGCTGCGGGATTGCCGGCAAACCCCGCTGATCTCCTGCCAAGCCGCGCCGTCACTCCACCGCCCATCCCGGCACGCCGTCGATCCATGTCCAACGCCCAGCCCGCCCAGCTTTCCGAATTTGACCTGATCCGCCGCTATTTCACGCGGCCGGTGCGCAAGGCTGCGCTCGGCGTGGGCGATGACTGCGCGCTGGTCGAGGGCCGTCCCGGCCACCATCTCGCCATCAGCACCGACATGCTGGTCAGCGGCCGCCATTTCTTCCCCGACGTGGCGCCGCGCGCGCTGGGCCACAAGGCGCTGGCGGTGAACCTGTCGGACCTCGCCGCCATGGGCGCCGAACCCCGCGCTTTCACGCTGGCGCTGGCCTTGCCGGAGGCCGAGCCGGAGTGGCTCGCCGAACTGGCCAGCGGCATGCTGGCGCTGGCCGACGAACACGGCTGCGAACTGGTGGGCGGCGACACCACGCGCGGCCCGCTGACGCTGTCGCTGACGGTATTCGGCGACGTGCCGCTGCGCGCGGCGCTGCGGCGTGACGCCGCGCGCCCCGGCGACGATATCTGGATCTCGGGCACCCTTGGCGATGCGCGGCTGGCGCTGGGCGATTGCCGCGGCGAATGGCTGCTGCCCGAACCCGAATTCAGCCAGGTGCGGCCGCGCATGGACGCGCCCACGCCGCGGGTGGCACTGGGCATGGCCTTGCGCGGCGTGGCGCATGCTGCACTGGACATCTCCGACGGCCTGGTCGGCGACCTCGGCCATATCCTGGCGCGTTCCCAGGTTGGGGCGCTGGTCGATGTCGACGCCCTGCCCCGCTCGGCAGTGCTGGCCGGCCAGCCCGACGCCATCCAGCGCGAATGCGTGCTGGCCGGCGGCGACGACTATGAGCTGTGCTTCACCGCGCCGGCCGGCCACCGCGACGCCATTGCGGCCATCAGCGAGCGGCTGGCGCTGCCGCTGACGCGCGTCGGCGCGATCACGCCCGAGCCGGGCCTGCGGCTGGTCGACCGCGCCGGCAACCCGACCCGCTACGAGGGCGCCAGCTTCGACCATTTCGCTGCCCCCTGACACCGGGTCACAGGCATGTCATGATGCCGGCATCGGCGCCTGCGCGGGCATGGGAGTCCCGCACGCATCGCAGCGCAAACCGGCCATAACCATAAGCAGTATCCGCATCACACGAGCCAATTTGATGTCCACCTTCCCTCCCGGGGCCGCGCCGCGCGACCCCGCCCTGACCCTGGAAGCCGGCCAGACCGTCAAGGTCACGCGCCCGAGCGCGCGCTTCATGCTGGCGCATCCGGCGCACCTGATCGCCTTCGGCTTCGGCTCGGGCCTGTCGCCGGTCGGCCCCGGCACCGTCGGCACGCTCTACGCCTGGCTTTCGTTCGTGGTGATTTCGCTGTGGATCGAGCCCGCCACCTGGCTGTGGATCATCAGCGGCGGCTTCCTCGTGGGCCTGTGGGCGTGCGCCCGCACCGCGCGCGACATGGGCGTGCACGACCACGGCAGCATGGTCTGGGATGAGATCGTGGCGTTCTGGCTGGTGCTGGCCTTTGTCATGCCGACCGGTTTCTGGGGCCAGTTCGCCGCGTTCCTTTGGTTCCGGCTGTTCGATATCGCCAAGCCGGCGCCGATCGGCCACTATGACCGCAGCTTGAAGGGCCCCGGCCTGCGCGGCGGCTTCGGCGTGATGTTCGACGATATCTTCGCGGCGTTCTACACGCTGCTGGTGTTTGCCCTGTGGCGCTCGTTCTGAGCGGCTAACGCCAAACTGATTCCCCCAAAACAACCCCTGCACCCATCATGTCCGTCAGCCGCCTGCTCGACCAGCTCGCCATCCAGGCCGGCGTCGCCCTAGCCGACAAATCCCTGATGCTGGCCACCGCCGAATCATGCACCGGCGGCCTGGTCGCCGCCGCCATTACCGACGTGTCGGGCTCGTCGGGCTGGTTCGAGCGGGGCTTCGTCACGTATTCCAACGAGGCCAAGTCGACCATGCTGGGGGTGCCGGCCAAGCTGATCCGCGATCACGGCGCCGTCAGCGAAGAGGTCGCACGCGCGATGGCGGAAGGGGCGCTGCTGAACAGCCGCGCGCAAGTGTCACTGTCGATCACCGGCGTCGCCGGCCCCAACGGCGGCACCCCGGAAAAGCCCGTGGGCATGGTGTGCTTTGGCTGGAGCAACCGCATCACCACCATCGTCGAAACCCAGCGCTTTCCCGGCGACCGCGCGCAGATCCGGCGCCAGGCGGCCGAGCACGCGATGCGGGGCCTGGTGGAGTTGCTGCGCAATGAGGCCTGAAGCCCCTGCCGCCGCAAGCCGCTCAAACGAAAAACCGCGCCAGCAGGCGCGGTTTTTTTCATGCCGCGTACGCGGTCAGCCGTGGCGGTAGCGGTTGATGGTCTCGCGCGTCTGCAGCGCGACGTTGCGCGCCGCTGCCGCGAAGTCCTTCTCGCGGCTGGCGTACAGGATGGCGCGCGACGAATTGATCATCATGCCGGTGCCGTCGGCGGTGCGGCCGGCCTTCACCGTGGCCTCGATGTCGCCACCCTGGGCGCCGATGCCGGGAATCAGCAGCGGCATGTCTCCGACGATCTGGCGCACGCGCGCGATCTCGTTGGGGAAGGTCGCGCCGACCACCAGGCCCATCTGGCCGGTGGTGTTCCAGCGCTCGCGCGCGGCCTCGGCCACCAGCTGGTATAGCGGCTTGCCGTCGACCTGCAGGAACTGCACGTCGGAACCTCCCGGGTTGGAGGTGCGGCACAGCACGATCACGCCGCGGCCCGGGTAGGCGAGATAGGGCTGCATCGAGTCAAAGCCCATGTACGGGCTGACCGTGACCGCATCGGCCTTGTAGCGCTCGAAGGCTTCCAGCGCATAGTGCTCGGCGGTCGAGCCGATGTCGCCGCGCTTGGCGTCGAGGATCACCGGGATGCCAGGGTGCGCATCGTGGATATAGTGGATCAGTTGCTCGAGCTGGTCTTCGGCGCGCTGCGAATGGAAGTACGCGATCTGCGGCTTGAAGGCGCAGACCAGGTCGGCGGTGGCGTCGACGATCTCGCGGCAGAACGAGAAGATGGCGCCGCCGGCTCCGGTCAGGGACAGCGGAAGCTTGTGCGGATCAGGATCGAGCCCGACGCACAGGAGGGAATCGTTGCGCTGCCAGGCGGCAGCAAGCTGCTCGGTGAAAGTCATGGGTACTCGGAATGTCCTGGTGGCGCCGGCGTCTCATCGTGAGGCCGATCCTGGCCCATCTGGCCGATCAGGCCGATGGACTCGGCCGGCGCGGTTGGCCGCAGCGGCGTGAAAACCTTTCATCCCTGCAGCATATGTCGCTTTCGGCAATTTTACCCGCTGCGTGCTATCGTTTTGCGCTTCGTCTCAAAACAATGCGCGGCATCCCGCACAGCCGCGTCCCGTCATGTCTCTCGATCGCCGTGGTCTCTTCCTGCTTGTGGTGCTGACGCTCGCCTGGGGCATCAACTGGCCCATCATGAAGGTGGGCGTGGCGCATTTCCCGGCGATGGGCTTTCGCCTGCTGTGCATGGCCGGCGGGCTGGGGGCGCTGGGGGTGGCGCTGCGGCTGCGCGGCGATTCGCTGGCCGTGCCGCGGCGCGAATGGGGCACGGTATTGCGGCTGGCGCTGCCCAACATGGTGATCTGGCACCTGTTCGCAATCTGCGCGGTCAAGCTGCTGTCGTCGGGCCGCGCCGCCATCCTGGGCTACACCATGCCGATCTGGGCGGTGGTCTGGGGCCTGGTGTTCTTCCGCGAGCGCATCGGCGCATGGGCCTGGCTGGGCATCGGCTGCGCGCTGGCGGGCACGGTGCTGCTGCTGTCGGGCGAGCTCGCCGCGCTGACCGGCAGCCCGGCCGGCACGCTGCTGATGCTGCTGGCCGCGGCCGGCTGGGGCTTCGGCACCCAGCTGATGAAGCGCACCCCGACCGACGTGCCGATCGGCGCCATGACCTTCTGGATGCTGGCCGTGACGTTGCCCTTCCTGGCGCTGGGCACGCTGCTGCTGGAAGACGGCTGGCGCATGCCCACCGCCATCGAATGGGCCGCGATCGCCTATAACGCGGTAGTGGTCTTCGCCTTCTGCCACCTGGTCTGGTTCGGGCTGGCGCGCAGCCTGCCGCCGGTGGTGTCGAGCCTGTCGATCATGTTTATCCCGGTGGTCGGCGTGTTCTCCGGAATGTGGCTGCTGGGCGAGCAGCCGCACTGGCAGGACTACGCCGCGATCGTGCTGATGTTCCTGGCGCTGTCCTCGGTGATGCTGGCGCCGCTGCTGTGGCGGCGGCTCCGTGGCGCTTTCGGCTGACACCCCGGGGCACGTCCCCGGGGCGCGCCACGGGTCGCGGAGCGGCAACGGCGCGCGCCCGTCGCGGAGATTTCACTTAACAAGCCACCCTCCGTTGGGCTACACTCGCGGCCATCACAATCCCGGAGAAATTACGTGGGCAGTAGCATCGGGTGTTCGAGTTGGCGCGGCAACGCTGCGACCTCTGCGAATGCCATGTCACTGCGGGCTGCGTAACGACGACCCGCCCGGAGCACCCGGCTCCGCGCTTCGTCGGCCTTGCCCGCAGTCAGAACTGCGGGCGAGTGTCTTTCCGTGCCACCGGCGGCGCCTCCATGCGCGCCCACCGGGGCGGATCTTCCCTCTCCCGGCTAGCCAGCCAACCCAGGCAAACGCCATCGCCTTGTCCGCCTGCCCCGCGCAGCCGCGGCACAGCGCGATCACGCTTGCCCGTGGCCCGGCCTTGCGCGGCATGCCGCGCGGCCATGACGGGGCATGACGCAATACCTGGGAATGCGGCGAGCCGCCTGCGCTTGTCTTCGCGCTTGTCTTTGTTTTTCGTCGCAATCAGCAATAAGGAATCCCGGGGATGATCAACCTGTTCGTCCTGCAAAAAGGCCGGCTTGCCCAGGAGCAGGTCGACGAGCGCAATGAGCTGCTGCAGCACAAGCCGATCTGGATCGATGTCGTCAATCCCGACGACGAGGAACTGAACTGGATCAAGGAAGCCTATGGCGTCGCCCTTCCTGAACTGGAAGACCTGGGCGACCTGGAAGCGTCCGCGCGCTATTTCGAGGGCGAGGACGAGAACATCCATATCCGCACCGACTTCCTGCTCGACGAGGAAGAGGTGTCGCGCAACGTGCGCGTCGCCTTCGTGCTGACCAAGGACGTGCTGTTCTCCATCCACGACGAAGACCTGCCGGTGTTCCGCCTGGTGCGGCTGCGCGCGCGCATGCGCCCAGGCTCGGTGCGCAATGCCAAGGACGTGCTGATGGACCTGTACGCGACCGACGCCGAATACTCGGCCGACTCGATCGAGGAAATCTACGAACGCCTGGAAGAAGCCAGCCGCCGCGTGTTGGCCGAGAACGTGACCGATGCCGCCGCGGCCGACGTGCTGGAAACCATCGCGCGCGAGGAAGACCTGAACGGACGCATCCGCCGCAACGTGATGGACACGCGTCGCGCGGTGTCCTTCCTGATGCGCAGCCAGCTGTTGTCGGCCGAGCAGCAGGACGAGGCGCGCCAGATCCTGCGCGACATCGACTCGATCGAGAACCACACCGCGTTCCTGTTCGACAAGATCAACTTCCTGATGGACGCCACCGTCGGTTTCATCAACATCAACCAGAACAAGATCATCAAGCTGTTCTCGGTGGTGTCGGTGGCGCTGATGCCGCCCACGCTGATCGCCAGCATCTACGGCATGAACTTCAAGTTCATGCCGGAACTGGACTGGGGTGCCGGCTATCCGTGGGCGATTGCGCTGATGGCGGTGTCGGCGGCAATCCCGCTGGTGTATTTCCGCAGGAAGGGGTGGCTGAGCTGAGGGCGGCGGCCTCAGTCGGGCAACGTCGCTGCCCCCATCCGCCGCGCGATGATGCCCGCCTTGGCGCGGAAGTTCACGCGCACGTTGGCGCAGTACTCCTTCTTGTCGAAGCACTTGGGCGCCGGCAGCGCCGCCGCCAGGCGCGCTGACTGGCCCACGCTGAGCTTGTCGGCGCTGGTGCGGAAGTAGTGCTGCGCCGCGGCCTGCGCGCCGAACACGCCCTCGCCCCACTCCACCGAATTCAGATAGATCTCGTAGATGCGCTGCTTGTCGAGCCAGAACTCGAGCATCCACGTGATGGCGAGCTCCTGGCCCTTGCGCAGGTAATGCTGCTCGGACGACAGGAACAGGTTCTTGGCCAGTTGCTGCGTGATGGTGGAGCCGCCGCGCACGATGCGCCCGCGCTTCTTGTTGCGCTCCCAGGCATCGAGCATGGCATCGAGCTCATAGCCGGGATGGTTGACGAAGTCGGCGTCCTCGCTGGCGATCACCGCGCGCTTGAGGTTGCGCGAGATGCGGTCGTATGGCACCCATTGCCGGTCGAGGCCGCAGCTCCACACATTGATGCCGCACAGGCGCCAGCGCTCGGCGCGCATGAAGGTGGTGGTGGCGGGATTGAGGTACTGCCAGCTGGCGATCTGCACGAAGAAGTACAGCTGCATCGCCACCACCCCGGCGACCACGCAGCCCAGCAGGTAGCCGAGCCAGCGCACCGGATTGAAGACGGCGCGCGCCGGCGCCGCGTGGGTGCGGGCGGCACTGGCCGTGCGGTTGCGGTTGGCCATGGCCGGCGGCGTCCCGGTCAGCCCTTGGGTTCGGCCTGCAGCGCGGCGCGCAGCTCGGCCAGCACGGGCGCGGTGCGGGGCCGCACGCCACGCCAGATATAGAAGGCCTCGGCGGCCTGCTCGACCAGCATGCCCAGGCCGTCGCTCACGCGCGCGCCGCAGCGTGCGGCGAACTGCAGGAACACGGTGGGCTCGGCGCCGTACATCATGTCGTAGGCCAGCACGCCCTCGCCCAGCAGGAACTCGGGCACCGGCGGCACCTCGCCCTGCAGGCTGCTCGACGAGGCATTGATCACCACGTCGACGGCTTCATCCTCGGACAGGCCCTCGAGCGCATCGAGGCCGCCGCCCCACAGCTCGACGCCATACTGGTCGGCCGCCTCGACAAACTCCTCGAGCATGTCGCTGGCGCGCGATGCGGTGCGGTTGGCCACCACGATGCGCGAAGGCCGGCATTCGATCAGCGGCAGCATCGCGCCCATGGCGGCGCCGCCGGCGCCGAGCAGCAGCACCCGCTTGCCTTCGATCAGGGTGTCGAGGTTGTCCTGGATATCGCGCACCAGGCCGATGCCGTCGGTGTTGTCGCCGTGGATCAGGCCTTCTTCGATCCACAGCGTGTTGACCGCGCCGGCGGCCTCGGCGCGCTCGGTCAGGCGGTCGGCCAGATCATAGGCCTCCAGCTTGAACGGCACGGTCACGTTGCAGCCGTAGCCGCCGTCGGCGAAGAACTGGCGCACGATGTCGGCAAACCCGTCCAGCGGCGCCTCCAGGCGGTCATATTGCACGGCCTCGCCGGTCTGGCGCGCGAAGGCGGCGTGGATCGCCGGCGAACGGCTGTGCGCGACCGGGTTGCCGATCACCACATAGCGGTCGGCGCTGGCTTGGGAAGGGTCAGTGGATGTCATCAGCGTGCCTGCAGGCGGGTTTCCAGCCCGCTGCGCGAAAACTTGAAAGTGGATATGACTTCGAGGATGTCCTGGCGCGCCGACATCTCCGCGGTAAAGGCGCCGAACGGCGCGGCCGCGCGCACGATCGCCACCGCCTGGCGGTCCAGCGCGGGATCGCCCGAGCTCTTGACCACGTCGATGGCATCGACGTTGTAGCCATCGCGGTTGTAGCCGAGCTTGCC from Cupriavidus taiwanensis encodes:
- the mtgA gene encoding monofunctional biosynthetic peptidoglycan transglycosylase, yielding MRWLGYLLGCVVAGVVAMQLYFFVQIASWQYLNPATTTFMRAERWRLCGINVWSCGLDRQWVPYDRISRNLKRAVIASEDADFVNHPGYELDAMLDAWERNKKRGRIVRGGSTITQQLAKNLFLSSEQHYLRKGQELAITWMLEFWLDKQRIYEIYLNSVEWGEGVFGAQAAAQHYFRTSADKLSVGQSARLAAALPAPKCFDKKEYCANVRVNFRAKAGIIARRMGAATLPD
- the aroE gene encoding shikimate dehydrogenase — its product is MTSTDPSQASADRYVVIGNPVAHSRSPAIHAAFARQTGEAVQYDRLEAPLDGFADIVRQFFADGGYGCNVTVPFKLEAYDLADRLTERAEAAGAVNTLWIEEGLIHGDNTDGIGLVRDIQDNLDTLIEGKRVLLLGAGGAAMGAMLPLIECRPSRIVVANRTASRASDMLEEFVEAADQYGVELWGGGLDALEGLSEDEAVDVVINASSSSLQGEVPPVPEFLLGEGVLAYDMMYGAEPTVFLQFAARCGARVSDGLGMLVEQAAEAFYIWRGVRPRTAPVLAELRAALQAEPKG